Proteins from a single region of Fundulus heteroclitus isolate FHET01 chromosome 12, MU-UCD_Fhet_4.1, whole genome shotgun sequence:
- the tmem161b gene encoding transmembrane protein 161B has protein sequence MALFGVQLVVTMVMASVIQKILPHYSFARWLLCSGSLRWYQHPTEDELRNLAGKQKGQKRKDRKYNGHIDNKPLTVPKDIDLQLETKCITEVDTLALYYFPEFQWLVDFTVAATAVYLITELYYSVAQPSGEMNISVVWCLLVLAFVIKILSSLTTHYFKLEEGGERSLCITFAFFFFVKAMVILIVTENYLEFGLETGFTNFSDSAQQFLEHQGLESQGPISKLTFKLILALLCSLIGAFLTFPGLRLAQMHLDALNLTTAKFTQTLLYINFLSPLIMVLLWVKPITKDYILNPTLGKESVPLMSEQAYDTWRLWVIILMCVLRLAMMRHHLQAYLNLAQKGVDQMKKEAGRISTVDLQKMIARVFYYLCVIALQYVAPLVMLLHTTLLLKTLGGHSWWVYPEEDLPCLHEMNSDSVTGAERIAPLKPDTVVETGAQASVAQLSMALGGLRTVFSPLLFRGLFSFFTWWIAACLFSTSLFGLFYHQYLMAA, from the exons TCTTCGGTGGTATCAGCACCCCACGGAAGATGAGTTGAGGAACTTGGCTGGGAAACAAAAGGGACAGAAAAGGAAAGACAG GAAATACAATGGTCACATAGACAATAAACCACTAACTGTTCCAAAGGACATAGACCTGCAGCTGGAGACAAAATGCATCACAGAAGTGGACACGTTAG CATTGTACTACTTCCCTGAGTTCCAGTGGCTGGTGGATTTCACAGTAGCAGCTACTGCGGTTTATTTGATCACAGAGCTGTACTACAGCGTGGCTCAGCCCTCAGGAGAGATGAACATCAGTGTGGTCTGGTGCCTACTTGTACTCGCCTTTGTCAT TAAAATCCTTTCTTCCCTTACGACCCACTACTTCAAGCTAGAGGAAGGAGGCGAGCGCTCCCTCTGCATTacatttgctttctttttttttgtcaaagcgATGGTGATTCTCATTGTCACTGAAAACTACCTGGAGTTTGGTTTGGAGACAG GTTTTACAAACTTTTCTGACAGTGCTCAACAGTTTCTGGAGCATCAGGGCTTAGAGTCACA GGGCCCCATATCTAAACTCACCTTCAAGCTGATCCTTGCCCTACTCTGTTCTCTGATTGGAGCATTTCTAACCTTCCCTGGCCTACGATTAGCCCAGATGCACCTAGATGCACTTAATCTAACTACAGCAAAATTTACACA AACACTGCTTTATATCAACTTCCTTTCTCCTCTGATCATGGTCCTGCTGTGGGTGAAGCCTATCACCAAGGACTACATATTGAATCCCACTCTTGGGAAAGAGAGCGTGCCTTT GATGAGTGAGCAGGCGTACGATACGTGGCGGTTATGGGTTATTATACTGATGTGTGTGCTCCGGCTCGCCATGATGAGACATCACCTGCAGGCCTACCTCAACCTGGCACAAAAGGGCGTGGACCAGATGAAGAAGGAAGCGGGACGGATAAGTACAGTTGACCTGCAGAAGATG ATTGCGCGTGTTTTTTACTACTTGTGCGTGATCGCATTGCAGTATGTGGCACCCCTGGTGATGCTGCTGCATACAACGTTGCTGCTAAAAACTTTAG GTGGTCACTCCTGGTGGGTCTATCCCGAGGAAGACTTGCCTTGCCTCCATGAGATGAACTCTGATTCTGTTACCGGGGCAGAACGAATAGCCCCTCTAAAACCAGATACAGTGGTGGAAACAGGAGCACAGGCATCGGTGGCCCAACTTTCGATGGCTCTGGGGGGCTTACGGACTGTTTTTAGCCCCTTACTTTTCAGAGGCCTCTTTTCCTTCTTCACCTGGTGGATTGCAGCCTGTCTGTTCTCCACCTCCCTTTTTGGCCTCTTCTACCATCAGTATCTCATGGCGGCATAG